In Hemicordylus capensis ecotype Gifberg chromosome 4, rHemCap1.1.pri, whole genome shotgun sequence, the genomic window AGCAACTTTGTTTCTAGGCAATAACTGGAGAGATATGTTGCTAGGCAGACTAGGGAAGGTTTTGAGCGGTCACCACTGAGATGCACTTGCAGCTCAGAATAGCTTTGTCTTGTGGCCACTATTGCCTAGGGTCTCTGCAAGCAGCAGCCTTCAGAGGAGGCGGCAAAGAAACAACCTACAGTTTATTCCATGGGTGGGTttggacataacacagaactaaGGTTAGGCTTAACTTAGCTACACAAGTCAACTTCAAACTTAGGGTTCAGATCTTGATTAGATTGGCATGGATTCTGAAGATAAAATCTAAGTGACACAAAATAAACTGAAGTTCCACCTCACTGAGTTGATTTTTCTTCCCTTTCTCATGCTACCATGGGTCCCCTAGATAGTCAGAACCTTTATGACTGCAATGTATTTTCAAGAAGCAGGATgaatgagacctggctcagtgaAAGCACAGCTCACAGCTGGCATGCTTTGCTCACTTGGTTTTAtgatgtaagctgccttgagagcCCTAGTGAGCATAAAggcaagttgttttttaaacaagaaaGAATCTTAAATGTAGAGATTCCCTTGCTGTCAGACTACACAGGAGTTAGTATGGATTGCTTTCTCTACATTTTGGGTGGGTAAGCCAATGATCATTCAGTGAATGGAGAGCTTACTTGCTCACCCTGGTGGACTTCCTCCCACTTTGTTCTCTGTGTAGAATACCTCTCTCAAGGCCTGCCAGGCCAAGTCGGACTGGCTTGAAAACAATAAGGAACCTACCATGCAAGACTTCCTGgatcagaagcagcagctggaagACATAATGCTTCCCATCTTCACAAAGCTGGCTACACCCCGTGAGTACAATCAAGTTAAGTTTGATAACTTTTAATGTGATCTCCTCCCCGAGATACACCAAGAAACTGTCAAGGTAATGACAATCAATATGCAAATATGATCAATTTTGCATGGAGCCCACATACAAAGAtatgtaatattttaatattatctGTAACATATGGTcttcaaaactttttaaaacaaatgtatgGTATTAGGGCAACAGGATATTtttgttgtcttttaaaaaagttaactCTAAGGTTATCTGGTTAGTTTGTCTGAACTGAAGGAATATACAACGTATTCCAATAATAAAACATTCTTTGGAGATGTAAGAGAACACTCCATGTTGGGCATAAGAGTTCTCTATCATGCCCTaaatatagaaatatttaaaatatttctataccacccaaaacttgcatctctatcTATATATCCATGGATTTCCATCCAACAGATAACTTTGTATTCTATCAAAATGAAATTGCTGAAGCAACAAGAGAGTTTTTAATCTTTTTGGATGCAACCAAACACAACATGGGCTTATGATAGATTTCTttgcatacacaaacacacaccccttgtaCACAGCCTGCAAAATTTCTGCAAATTTATGTAACTGATTTATTTCAGCAAaacaccccccacaaaaaaactcCACACAACTTTCCCCCTCCTATACCTCAAAAGCATGCTCTAAGTTTTCCTGAAAGACATAAAAGGTGTAGCCCAACACATACTATACAGTTCTATAAAGCGATTTCTTCTTCCTGCTGCCACTCCTCCATACAGTATGGAAGAATAAAGCATGTAACACCTAGTTTATAGCCAACCTTGCCTTTTAGAGCCTGTTTGCAGTTTTTCTCCTCGATTTAAGCAAGAACCATTTCAAGATTCATTATattctgcaagaggcatttaaaaaaatagtccTAAGGCTGACACTAGGGTTTTAATGGCTTTTCCATGTTATAGTTATAAGCCCTGTCAAAGTAGGCAGTAACAGACTCCCACCTAAAATTACTAGATGTTAACAGACTCAGAGTAGCTTCCAACACGGTTACCATCTCTCCCAATAACCTTCTTATGAAATATTTCTATTGTAGAACAGTCATATGTAACATTCCAGTAGCTAAACTCTTTAATGTGGAGAAGGAGCTTCTGGCAGTATCAATCTGTCCTCTCCTCAACTGAAAGATACAGGTGCCtatatataacccctgctaacttggcaaagaggcacctttttaacgtagtgattctctttatttagcagggggagagtaactggccctatccacctccagcacaggacctccagtgactgctgctggtgtctgtcttatgtttctttttagattgtgagccctttggggacagggagacatcttatttatttattgtttctctgtgtaaactgccctgagccatttttggaagggcggtatagaaatcaaataaataaataatttttttcatttcaagGTTAACTGGGCAGAGGGAAGACGTTTTGTGCCATGAAAGTGGTGCAAGGCTCCTCCCCAGTGCTGATGCTAGGATCAGACCCTCCTTCTGTTCCCTTAAATAAATCTAAAAGGTCAGAACATACAATCCTGGATCTGTTGCATCATGGCTGTTTTGGCCCTAACAGGCAATGCCAAGAATAATAAGGAATATAAAATTTCCTCTCCAAAGGGTTGATAAGTTCTTAGTGAACAGGTGTGTAAAGTTATGTTGCTCTCTGCAGTTGTGGAAAGGTAAATAAACACTAGCAGAAAGACGACCTTAGGGAGTGCAATTTTGTAATTATGTGAAGGAGTAGTATTTGTTTTGAAATATTCTGTATTCTACGGAAGCCTCTGCAGTGCAGTCAGATTGCTTCCATTCAGTATTTTTGATACATTACTGTAATGGCACAGAGAGCAGGTACTGCAATAGTATGGCATTCCCCACCTTGTAAAGCTACTCTTGCCAACATCCAATTGTATCCTGCATACAAGTTGTGCTACCGTTTAACACTGAATGAACAGCAGATAACCCTGCACATCATAGAGGGTAGTTTTATTTGCTGAACAAAGGAGCCAAAACAAACAGAGTTACAAGATCAGTTGAAAATGCACCCCCACCTCACACAATAAAGCAGTATGTCTAGTGTCCCCAATACAGCATAGGCAGAATTTCCACATTGTGCTTTTGATTAGTGCAGTAGATTAATTTACTTGAAATAAAGGCACATGACTGCTGAAACATATCAGTTCACATTTATTTCTGGGGGAGATTATGCCCAAGAAATCTTTTATCAAGTGATCCTTGCAGCCTTTAGATGATATGGCATGGTTCCTCGAACCAGAGGCTTATTTTGAGATTTTCTACCTCTGCTCAATTATGAGCATTTGGCAGCATAAGGAATTGTTTCCCTACTTATTTAACAAGAGATAATCATTTAACAAGTGCACACATGTGGCTGGAGAATATACAATTATTCGTTTAAAGTAAATCAATCATTCCAAGATGAGCAGCATTGAAGACTTCGCTCTAAGCAGAGATCCAGGACAGCCAATTGCATGGCTGAACAGAACCACCCTATACTATGGCTGACTAAAACTAAGCCAGACCAAGGACACTCAGCCACTATGTGTGGAGAATGGCTTAGCTATTCTGATTTTAGCTCCTCAAAACATGTCCACACATGACAGAAACAGCTTGTTCTACAAAGCCCCTTGATCAGCTTTCTGGTTTGCTCAATCTCTCTGCAGTTGCTACTGAGGCTGAGGAGTATAACGAAGGTATTGCTTGCCCGATGGGAGTTCTTTGGTGCGAACTCCTCCTGGAAACAGTGTTTTGGCCTCTGCATCCGATAGGCTTGGGATTACCATGACCTGGTCACCAGGCtcaaaagaaaagaagggggggggggagatttagtCAGAATCAAGTAGCACATTAGAACAGTTGCAGACTCACACAACTTTGACCTTCCTATTCCCATCTGTCAGTGGAATCTTCAGTCCATAAATgcatattgcttttttaaaaaaaaccactatTATCCCCCAGAGCACAACCTTTCATTTAAGCTGAATTACAATGGAAGCCTCTACAGTTATAAAatcctatacagtggtccctcgacttacaaactactcgacataagtatttttcgagttacaaacggcagttttagatccggttttagatgcggttttttcgacttacaaatttttagatggggtttcctcgacttacaaatttttagatggggtttcctcgacttacaaatttttagatggggtttccttgacttgcctgcctgtttactgcctgtttattcttgaaaagaaatgttcctgtgcagtttgcaagccttactgggggtctgggtcttttttctaggctccggaatgcattaatccgttcccaatgcattcctatgggaaaccgcttttcgacttacgaatttttcgacttacaaatatgcattcggaacggattaatttcgtaagtagagggaccactgtatgctgCATATAGATGTATAGTCTATATTACACGTGCAAGAGCCAGACTTGGCTAGGTAACCAGAAATTCTCTCTCGCATACCTCTCCTTCCCACCAGTAATATTGGACAAGTTCAATAATTCATTTCTATTTTGTACAAGCACAAGTACAGCCCAGAATTAGGAACTGGCCAAATATGACCAAATTGTGCATCTGCACTGTTTATTTTGATTTTACTTTCCAAAATGTTATAAAGCTATATTCTGGGGTAGTGACAAGGATGGTGGAACAAGAGCCACACAAGGAACGTTATTATGCAGGGTACAGAAGACCTATGTCTGCCCCTTAGAGGTTATATCTGAAAGGCCTGTTTGATTTCGGAGTTTTCAGAGACACATCTGCATGCTTCAGCAACCATGAGGGTGGTAATCCTCCTTCAGCAATGGGCTCTCAGGAGTTGAATGACTGCACAGAAGTCACTAGACTGCTGGAGTACCTCCCTGCTTTCCCTGAGTTAGTTTGATTTGTTTTGTAGCCCTTCCTTCTCTACCCAGAAAGCAGAGGCTGCATTTCGAGACAACCACAATATTTAGGAACATACTATCCTTTGACAATTTCTGTCTTATTTGAGCAAACCATAGAAGTAAGTATAGATAACTACCTTCCAGTCAACAGGGGTAGCAACCTTCTTAGCAGCTGTTAGCTGCAAGGAATCAATTACTCTTAGAATCTCATCAAAGTTTCTGCCAGTAGTTGCTGGGTAGAGGATAGAGAGTTTGAGTTTCTTGTCTGGGCCAAAAACAAACACCTAAAAAACAAAGTCACAGAATGAGAGCCTGAAAAGTCATGTCACACAAACCACTTATTTGAAATGATAGTTCTCAGTCTCTTTAGCATAGCACTTTCTGTAGGGCAAAGAACAAATACATTTGGGGCATTACTTTTTAATAGGAAGGAGTAATTTGATAGAAACTGCTGTATTCAGACTTCTGGTGTGCAGTTGTGTGGCCACCATCCTTGTCTTCTAACTTGGTAAGGTGGCAACAAGGTACTTTTACCTGTTGGCATCAGAAACATctcaaataattttaaatatcCCTGAAAGAAGTCAGCTGCTCCTCAAAAAGGACACCCAACCAGAACAATCCTGTAGACATTCTTCCTGTGTAAGCCTATGTATATTTTCCAGTCATTTCAGTGCGGCTTGTGCAGGAGATGTCCTGGCAGATACTGCCTCTTGTTCAGAGTACTCACACAACACAGGACAGCAAGACTAGCGAATCATAGACAGTTATTTTGCTACAATTGCCTTGCAACTATAACCACTGATGGGATCATGTCAGAATAAAGAGTAagggactatttatttatttgaaatgccGCCCattccgaagactctgggtggtgtacaaaagcatgcaaaacaagacagcattaaaattacattctaaataaaactaaagtaactaacgggggagggggaggtaaattacagggtaaaagcctggcgaaaaagaaaagtcttttaaagagatttaaaaatcgacaaggaAGGAGCgaaatgaatctgcaggggaagggaattccagataagtggggcagcaaccgagaaggcctttTTACcggtcctagcaccccgaacctctcagaaatcggggactgacagaagggccatctgagcagatctgaccggacaggatataactggatgggagaggtaggtctgtaggtaaacaggtgccaaaccccgtaAGGCTTTGAAAGTCAAagccaggaccttaaattgatcTTGGTAGTGAagaggcaaccagtgcaatgactgcaggagaggtgttatcctgtcatattttctggcacccataagtaaacaagCCACTGCactctggacccattgtagctttccgatcatcctcaaaggtaaccctagaggGCTACAATAATCTAgacgggagataacaagggcatgggtcactgtcactgatgcttgctgatcaaggtaagggcataattgacgaatcagatggagctgagcaaaggcacttctggctgcagcctccacctgctgttcaagcaggagatgcgaatccaaaaggacccccaagtcacatACAAGCTCATTCAGGGGCAGCGCCACCctatctaaaacaaggttcacatccagctgttgacCGGTACGAGagctgagtaagagtagttcagtcttggtgggattcagtctgagcttattttgattcatccagaccgtaacagcttccaggcatcgagtaagcacagaaacagcatctccagaatagtCTGGGATAGCAATATACAGCTGAGGATCaccagcgtattgatgaaatctcaccccaaactgggaaatgacctgacccagtggctccatatagatgttaaagaggacaggggcaagaactgaaccttggaaaactccataaaggagtggccatgggtcagagcatctgtcctcaatgcacaccgactggacacgcccgctaaggtacgctaaggtaagaacggaaccactgtaagacagtgcccccgatacccaactcacacaggcggtcaaggaggatagcatgatcgatagtgtcaaaagccgctgagagatctaagagGACCAAGTGTGAGACACTACCTCatcaaggtcccaaagaaggtcatctaccagagcgagcaatgctgtctctgtgctatgccgaggcctgaaaccccactgataagaattaagataaccagtttcctctaagaccctctcaagctgggcacatacaaccctctctaacaccttcactacaaaagggaggttggagatcggcctatagttgtcaaggacctcagggtccagggagggtttcttcaagtgagggacTATCTGTTCACCAACCTACTGGGCCAATCTACTTAAGCTAGAATGGAATTCAGCTGCTACTGGCATAAGCTAGGGTTCTGGATACTTACAACACGAGCAGTGAGAGGGATACCATCTTTGTCTCTCTCATCTGGATCCAACATGCCCAACTGGACTGAAAGCTCCCGTTTGGAGTCAGCAATTATTGGAAAGGGAAGCTTCTCCGTGGCTTCATCACCGTTATAGGCATTGATGTCCTTTGGGATAGGAGAATTATTAGTGCTTTGTTCCAAAACATGCTTAGTTAAAAAGATAATCTTGAGTCACAAAAAAAGATAGCCAGAGATTGGCATTATCTGACCTAAATGGTTATAAAAGAAAATTTGCTTTCTCTGGAAGATGCCCTCTCCAACCTGTTCTCCAAGGTACAGTTTAGTATCTCTATGCATGTTTTAAGCAGTTACTCTTTCCCTATAATAAGGGCCTTAGAGATAGAAAGTATGCATCACTAGGGAGCTTCTACTTAAATAGGACAGCATTCAGGTCAAAAGCCAGTACCTTTTAGCAAGGCCTATAGATACTTGTTGAGCAGCATAAGTCAGCAGTGATGCAGTGCTGGGCAACTCTTTTTTAAACACATATTATATGCTATCCCTAGACCTTTTGCCACTGACTTCAAAAGGATATGGATGACAATCAATACTTACGAGTACAGACAGTTGTGAGCAAAGCACATGGCAGAAGCCCCTCCAAGTGGTAGCAACAGATAAGAATGGCAAGAGGGAGGAAGCTAAGACTATTAGTAAATATGTTACtctattttatctatttataagttctttcctccctcattaATACACCTTATTTACTCTCACTAGTAACTGTACATGAAATTGCTTCATTTTGATATAGCATTAGctcacctatttatttatttgatttttatacaacccttccaaaatggctcagggcggttcacaattaaacaaaagcattaaaatcagttaacaattaaaacaaaaattataaatcaGTATAAAACAacgaacaattaaaacatcacaaaacagtaattaaacaatcacaattttaaaaaaccctgaaaaacagggtacaacattaaaaccaattacaactattaaaaaaaaacctggaaggccagtAAATAATTCAAATtccggatttctgctgggagtgcattcc contains:
- the PRDX6 gene encoding peroxiredoxin-6 — translated: MPGLLLGDEAPNFQANTTHGPIRFHDFLGNSWGILFSHPRDFTPVCTTELGRAAKLAPEFAKRNIKMIALSIDDVSDHLSWSKDINAYNGDEATEKLPFPIIADSKRELSVQLGMLDPDERDKDGIPLTARVVFVFGPDKKLKLSILYPATTGRNFDEILRVIDSLQLTAAKKVATPVDWKPGDQVMVIPSLSDAEAKTLFPGGVRTKELPSGKQYLRYTPQPQ